One region of Streptomyces davaonensis JCM 4913 genomic DNA includes:
- a CDS encoding pentapeptide repeat-containing protein translates to MRDLSLEPAGLRGDCANCFGLCCVALPFAASADFPVDKRAGTPCRNLQDDHRCGIHARLRQEGFTGCTVYDCFGAGQRVSQVTFGGRDWRAGPAQEARRMFDVFPVVRQLHELLWYLTEALTLPAARPVHADLRRLLDRTEELAGGTAEELARLEVGAHRQEVGELLLRASELTRAGLRGRRKDRRGADLMGARLKGADLRGVSLRGAYLIAADLTGADLRGADLLGADLRDTDLTDADLTDALFVTQPQLNAARGNAGTKLPGSLTRPAHWASA, encoded by the coding sequence ATGCGAGATCTCTCCCTCGAGCCGGCCGGCCTGCGCGGTGACTGCGCGAACTGTTTCGGGTTGTGCTGTGTCGCCCTGCCCTTTGCAGCGTCCGCGGATTTCCCGGTCGACAAGCGGGCCGGGACGCCCTGTCGCAATCTCCAGGACGACCACCGCTGCGGTATTCACGCGCGGCTGCGGCAGGAGGGGTTCACCGGCTGCACGGTCTACGACTGCTTCGGCGCCGGGCAGCGGGTCTCGCAGGTCACGTTTGGTGGGCGGGACTGGCGGGCCGGGCCCGCGCAGGAAGCGCGGCGGATGTTCGACGTGTTCCCGGTCGTGCGCCAGCTGCATGAGCTGCTCTGGTATCTCACCGAGGCCCTGACGCTGCCCGCCGCCCGGCCCGTCCACGCCGATCTGCGGCGGCTGCTCGACCGGACCGAGGAGTTGGCCGGGGGCACTGCCGAGGAGCTGGCCCGGCTGGAGGTGGGGGCGCACCGCCAGGAGGTGGGGGAGTTGCTGCTGCGGGCCAGTGAGCTGACGCGGGCGGGCCTGCGCGGACGTAGGAAGGACCGGCGGGGCGCCGACCTCATGGGCGCCCGGCTGAAGGGCGCCGACCTGCGGGGCGTCAGTCTTCGCGGTGCCTACCTCATCGCCGCCGACCTGACCGGCGCGGATCTGCGGGGCGCCGATCTCCTCGGCGCGGACCTTCGCGACACCGATCTGACCGACGCCGACCTGACCGACGCTCTCTTCGTCACCCAGCCCCAGCTGAACGCGGCCAGGGGCAACGCGGGCACCAAGCTGCCGGGGTCACTGACGCGGCCGGCCCATTGGGCGTCCGCCTGA
- a CDS encoding LacI family DNA-binding transcriptional regulator: MAQSVGIKDVARAAGVSVGTVSNVINRPDSVATETRARVLSAIDRLGYVRSESARQLRAGRSRIMGLLVLDMGNPFFVDVARGAERAAREAGLGVMVCNSAQNAAEEADYLSLFAEQRVRGVLLTPADATGRNIESFRRHHIPFVLVDRVAEGTTECSVSVDDVAGGALAVRHLVDAGHRSIAYVSGPPSLNQVRDRRTGALSALAEAGLGPEVLRELPTERLDVAAGRDAGARLLGLADRPTAVFCANDLLALGVLQAMYAAGVSVPDDLAIVGYDDIEFAAAAAVPLTSVRQPAVTMGALAAELLLEETEDEDGTRGHEHRRVVLQPELVVRRSSLSAR, encoded by the coding sequence ATGGCCCAGTCGGTGGGTATCAAGGACGTCGCCCGCGCCGCCGGAGTATCGGTCGGCACGGTCTCGAACGTCATCAACCGTCCGGACAGCGTCGCCACCGAGACCCGGGCCCGGGTGCTCTCGGCGATCGACCGGCTGGGCTATGTCCGCAGCGAGTCCGCGCGTCAGCTGCGCGCGGGCCGCAGCCGCATCATGGGGCTGCTCGTCCTCGACATGGGCAACCCCTTCTTCGTCGACGTGGCACGCGGTGCCGAGCGGGCCGCGCGCGAGGCCGGACTCGGTGTCATGGTCTGCAACAGCGCGCAGAACGCGGCCGAGGAAGCCGACTATCTGTCGCTCTTCGCCGAACAGCGGGTGCGCGGGGTGCTGCTGACCCCGGCGGACGCCACCGGACGCAACATCGAGTCCTTCCGGCGGCACCACATCCCCTTCGTCCTCGTCGACCGGGTCGCCGAGGGCACCACCGAGTGCTCGGTCTCCGTCGACGACGTCGCGGGCGGCGCGCTCGCCGTGCGCCATCTCGTCGACGCCGGACACCGCTCCATCGCGTACGTCAGCGGCCCGCCCAGCCTCAACCAGGTCCGGGACCGCCGTACCGGCGCGCTGTCCGCGCTCGCCGAGGCGGGCCTCGGCCCCGAGGTGCTGCGCGAGCTGCCCACCGAGCGGCTCGACGTGGCCGCGGGCCGGGACGCGGGCGCCCGGCTGCTCGGCCTCGCCGACCGCCCGACCGCCGTGTTCTGCGCCAACGACCTGCTCGCCCTCGGCGTGCTCCAGGCGATGTACGCGGCCGGTGTCAGCGTCCCCGACGACCTCGCCATCGTCGGCTACGACGACATCGAGTTCGCCGCCGCCGCGGCCGTGCCCCTGACCTCCGTACGGCAGCCCGCCGTCACCATGGGCGCCCTCGCCGCCGAGCTGCTCCTGGAGGAGACCGAGGACGAGGACGGCACCCGCGGCCACGAGCACCGTCGGGTGGTGCTTCAGCCGGAACTCGTCGTACGGCGCTCCAGCCTCTCGGCGCGCTGA
- a CDS encoding alpha/beta fold hydrolase, translating into MTATYRQPGVVLTDRRFTVPLDHDDPAGETIELYAREVVAGDRAQQNLPWLVYLQGGPGFGANRFVGRPAWLGRALKEYRVLLLDQRGTGHSTPANRQTLPLRGGPAEQADYLARFRADSIVRDCEAIRPAVTGGAPWTVLGQSFGGFCTVNYLSTAPEGLSAAIITGGLPSLDAHADDVYRAAYPRIERKVTAHYARYPQDVERARRIADHLLSHEVVLPNGYRLTAEAFQSLGIVLGGGEGSHRLHFLLEHAFVRTAQGMALSDAFQEEVQGLLSYAGHPLYALVHEAIYGQDGRPTAWSAERVRAEFPQFDAAKALAGDGPLLFTGETIHPWMFDCDPALRPLRETAELLAARTDWAPLYDPARLAANEVPTAAAIYHDDMYVDTAHSLATARTIRGLRTWVTDEFEHDGVRASGPRVLDRLLSLARDEV; encoded by the coding sequence TTGACCGCGACCTACCGCCAGCCCGGCGTCGTCCTCACCGACCGCCGCTTCACCGTGCCCCTCGACCACGACGACCCGGCCGGGGAGACCATCGAGCTCTACGCCCGTGAGGTCGTCGCCGGTGACCGGGCGCAACAGAACCTGCCGTGGCTGGTCTACCTCCAGGGCGGCCCGGGGTTCGGGGCGAACCGGTTCGTGGGCCGGCCGGCCTGGCTCGGCCGCGCGCTCAAGGAGTACCGCGTCCTGCTGCTCGACCAGCGCGGCACCGGCCACTCCACGCCCGCCAACCGCCAGACGCTCCCACTGCGCGGCGGCCCCGCCGAGCAGGCCGACTACCTCGCCCGCTTCCGCGCCGACTCGATCGTCCGGGACTGCGAGGCGATCCGCCCGGCCGTCACCGGCGGCGCGCCCTGGACCGTCCTCGGGCAGAGCTTCGGCGGCTTCTGCACCGTGAACTACCTGTCCACCGCCCCCGAGGGCCTGAGCGCGGCGATCATCACCGGCGGCCTGCCCTCCCTCGACGCCCACGCGGACGACGTCTACCGCGCCGCCTACCCGCGCATCGAGCGCAAGGTCACCGCGCACTACGCCCGCTACCCGCAGGACGTCGAGCGGGCCCGCCGGATCGCCGACCACCTGCTGAGCCACGAGGTCGTCCTGCCGAACGGCTACCGGCTCACCGCCGAGGCCTTCCAGTCCCTCGGCATCGTCCTCGGCGGCGGCGAGGGCAGCCACCGGCTGCACTTCCTCCTGGAGCACGCCTTCGTCCGCACCGCCCAGGGCATGGCCCTCTCCGACGCCTTCCAGGAGGAGGTCCAGGGCCTGCTCTCGTACGCCGGACACCCGCTGTACGCCCTCGTCCACGAGGCGATCTACGGCCAGGACGGCCGCCCCACCGCCTGGTCGGCCGAGCGGGTCCGCGCCGAGTTCCCGCAGTTCGACGCGGCGAAGGCGCTGGCCGGGGACGGGCCGCTGCTCTTCACCGGCGAGACGATCCACCCCTGGATGTTCGACTGCGATCCGGCCCTGCGCCCGCTGCGCGAGACCGCCGAACTCCTTGCCGCCCGTACCGACTGGGCGCCCCTGTACGACCCCGCGCGCCTGGCCGCCAACGAGGTCCCCACCGCGGCGGCGATCTACCACGACGACATGTACGTCGACACCGCCCACTCGCTCGCCACGGCTCGGACGATCCGTGGCCTGCGCACCTGGGTCACCGACGAGTTCGAGCACGACGGCGTCCGCGCGAGCGGTCCCCGGGTGCTGGACCGGCTCCTGTCCCTGGCCCGCGACGAGGTGTGA
- the sigJ gene encoding RNA polymerase sigma factor SigJ, which yields MTGAGPILAAQFEEHRDRLNAVAYRMLGSLAEAEDAVQETWLRLSRSDAEEIRNLGGWLTTVVGRICLDLLRSRTTRREDPLDDTFVPDPVIRPLSRVDPEQEVLRADEVGLALLVVLETLEPAERLAFVLHDMFAVPFDDIARIVERSPAATRQLASRARRRVKGATPSTEPDLGRQRKVLDAFMAACRAGDFDALLELLDPEIVLRADSGPLVGGAAASKLVRGARAVAEQAMLFREFAQYARFALINGELGMLNAPDGNLMSITGLTIADGRITAMYILADPARLARLDLPDLDG from the coding sequence GTGACGGGCGCGGGACCGATACTGGCCGCGCAGTTCGAGGAGCACCGCGATCGTCTGAACGCGGTCGCCTACCGCATGCTCGGCTCGCTCGCCGAGGCGGAGGACGCGGTGCAGGAGACCTGGCTGAGGCTGAGCCGCAGCGACGCCGAGGAGATCCGCAACCTCGGCGGCTGGCTGACCACGGTGGTGGGCCGGATCTGCCTGGACCTGCTGCGCTCGCGCACCACACGCCGCGAGGACCCCCTCGACGACACCTTCGTCCCCGACCCCGTGATCCGGCCGCTGTCGCGGGTCGACCCGGAACAGGAGGTGCTCCGGGCCGACGAGGTCGGGCTCGCCCTGCTGGTGGTGCTGGAGACCCTGGAGCCCGCCGAGCGGCTGGCGTTCGTCCTGCACGACATGTTCGCCGTGCCCTTCGACGACATCGCGCGGATCGTGGAGCGCAGCCCTGCCGCCACCCGTCAACTCGCCAGCCGGGCCCGGCGCCGGGTCAAGGGCGCCACCCCGTCCACCGAGCCCGACCTCGGACGGCAGCGCAAGGTCCTCGACGCGTTCATGGCGGCCTGCCGGGCCGGCGACTTCGACGCCCTGCTGGAACTCCTCGACCCCGAGATCGTGCTACGGGCCGACTCCGGCCCGCTGGTCGGCGGCGCGGCGGCGTCGAAGCTGGTGCGCGGGGCGCGAGCGGTGGCCGAACAGGCCATGCTGTTCCGCGAGTTCGCGCAGTACGCGCGCTTCGCGCTGATCAACGGCGAGCTGGGCATGCTCAACGCCCCCGACGGCAACCTGATGTCCATCACCGGCCTCACCATCGCCGACGGCCGTATCACCGCCATGTACATCCTGGCCGACCCCGCGAGGCTGGCCCGACTGGACCTGCCTGACCTGGACGGATGA
- a CDS encoding ATP-binding protein, producing MAGSGRRGSSRGELIRQRAQAQFVGRRAQLALFAENLEKDPAADDDPAEFLFHVRGLGGVGKSTLLRQWQETARRAGAVTAAVDETDVHGVAQALLELARQLAEQDGPLKDFDRAAEQYRREQETATGPLPADGPADAETSMSSRLVTQAALGAASLIPGAGVVTAMTNPDAAAQGLDRLRAGARGRGRKGRTGDTAELCQSFVTELGRLCERHKWVVLFLDTWELTGRYLGGWLRDLLADVFGPLPQNVLVVLAGRDELAERDWALLRTQVAEVPLEVFTEAETRTLLAARGVTEPDVVDAVLQLSMGLPLLVQLLARTRPESAEELSDGDEVDRAVERFVQWVQDPRRRETVLACALVPHLNEDVFAAAVPEESRDLWEWLCRQPFVSGRGDFKQYHAVVRASIVRQRRIRSPQSWTTAHLRLAETHAGWRTEAERELPELKRWGDPAWRRLRMDETYHLLCARPARHLTTALEDTVQATAQGAAVLRQWTDSLGQAARDSADPALLAWAERLQLCFSADEPEIAHFTALLAHGALGTLPRACAHNYRGWYLYRAGRDEEGMADLERAVALAPDDARARADRGGGHLRAGRRDEAVADFTAALELDPDRASVLAQRAEAHRQSRRYDDAVADFTAALDRHHDRVYVLSSRGQAHRQAGRYDDAVTDLTAALDLRPEYAWALAQRGEAHREAERYDEAVTDFTAALGHDPDFAWALSSRGAAHRQAGRHDEAIADQTAALRLDSAYFWALAERGEVHREAGRYDEAVADLTAALALSPRYAWALGSRGQAHHGAGRYDEAVADLTAALELDATLDWARSHRVEAHYLAGRSQEALEDLSTVMELQPSSPWPLAVRGFMHRMNGDYAQAAADYASALERAPDDRARLWVVRDRGEFHRQTGRLAQAVEDFTTCLDLNPDDVWSRKLRGISHRQAGRSTEAREDLTQALAASPGSPDVTFEKLMLDTVTSGPAECLDQWTRLLTTPVTVQASNAVRYFALFRVLILEPHRNMTEAAEAFLATVRHHDAVVDVLRCLDELSRLDHELALRARACRRVIAERTRAGD from the coding sequence ATGGCGGGGTCGGGACGTCGGGGAAGCTCGCGCGGTGAGCTGATACGGCAGCGCGCGCAGGCGCAGTTCGTCGGGCGCCGGGCGCAGCTCGCGCTGTTCGCGGAGAACCTGGAGAAGGACCCGGCGGCGGACGACGATCCGGCGGAGTTCCTCTTCCATGTGCGCGGGCTCGGCGGGGTGGGCAAGTCGACGCTGCTGCGCCAGTGGCAGGAGACGGCCCGCCGGGCGGGCGCGGTGACCGCGGCGGTGGACGAGACCGACGTCCACGGCGTCGCGCAGGCGCTGCTGGAGCTGGCCCGCCAACTGGCCGAACAGGACGGTCCGCTCAAGGACTTCGACCGGGCCGCGGAGCAGTACCGGCGGGAGCAGGAGACGGCCACGGGGCCGCTTCCCGCGGACGGCCCGGCCGACGCCGAGACCTCCATGTCGAGCCGACTGGTGACCCAGGCGGCGCTCGGGGCCGCCTCGCTCATCCCGGGGGCCGGGGTGGTGACGGCGATGACGAACCCGGACGCCGCGGCACAGGGTCTCGACCGGCTGCGGGCGGGCGCACGAGGGCGGGGCCGCAAGGGCCGTACCGGCGACACGGCCGAGCTGTGCCAGTCCTTCGTCACCGAACTGGGCCGACTGTGCGAGCGGCACAAGTGGGTGGTGCTGTTCCTGGACACCTGGGAACTGACGGGCCGCTATCTGGGCGGCTGGCTCAGGGATCTGCTGGCGGACGTGTTCGGGCCGCTGCCGCAGAACGTGCTGGTGGTGCTGGCGGGGCGGGACGAACTCGCCGAGCGGGACTGGGCGTTGCTGCGGACGCAGGTCGCGGAGGTGCCGCTGGAGGTGTTCACCGAGGCGGAGACGCGGACGCTGCTCGCCGCGCGGGGTGTCACGGAGCCGGACGTCGTGGACGCGGTGCTCCAGCTGTCCATGGGGCTGCCGCTGCTGGTGCAGCTCCTGGCACGCACCCGGCCCGAGAGCGCCGAGGAGCTCTCGGACGGCGACGAGGTGGACCGGGCGGTCGAACGGTTCGTGCAGTGGGTGCAGGATCCGCGGCGGCGCGAGACGGTCCTGGCCTGCGCACTGGTGCCGCACCTGAACGAGGACGTCTTCGCCGCCGCCGTACCGGAGGAGTCGCGGGACCTGTGGGAGTGGCTGTGCCGACAGCCGTTCGTCAGCGGCCGGGGCGACTTCAAGCAGTACCACGCGGTGGTACGGGCGAGCATCGTGCGCCAGCGCCGCATCCGCTCCCCGCAGAGCTGGACCACGGCACACCTGAGGCTCGCCGAGACCCATGCCGGCTGGCGGACCGAGGCGGAGCGGGAGCTGCCCGAGCTGAAGCGCTGGGGCGACCCAGCCTGGCGTCGCCTGCGCATGGACGAGACCTATCACCTGCTGTGTGCCCGTCCCGCCCGGCATCTGACGACCGCGCTGGAGGACACGGTCCAGGCCACGGCTCAGGGCGCGGCCGTGCTGCGGCAGTGGACCGACTCCCTGGGCCAGGCGGCCCGCGACAGCGCCGACCCCGCGCTCCTGGCCTGGGCGGAGCGCTTACAGCTCTGCTTCTCGGCCGACGAGCCCGAGATCGCCCACTTCACCGCGCTGCTCGCGCACGGCGCCCTGGGCACACTGCCGCGGGCCTGTGCGCACAACTACCGCGGCTGGTACCTCTACCGCGCGGGCCGGGACGAGGAGGGCATGGCCGATCTGGAGCGGGCCGTCGCCCTCGCCCCGGACGACGCGCGCGCCCGCGCGGACCGCGGCGGCGGCCATCTGCGGGCGGGCCGCCGCGACGAGGCGGTCGCCGACTTCACCGCCGCCCTCGAACTGGACCCCGACCGGGCGTCGGTCCTCGCCCAGCGCGCGGAGGCTCACCGGCAGTCGCGCCGCTACGACGACGCCGTCGCCGACTTCACCGCCGCCCTCGACCGTCATCACGATCGCGTCTACGTCCTCAGCAGCCGAGGCCAGGCGCACCGCCAGGCGGGGCGCTACGACGACGCCGTCACCGATCTCACCGCCGCCCTCGACCTCAGGCCCGAGTACGCCTGGGCGCTCGCGCAGCGGGGAGAGGCGCACCGCGAGGCCGAGCGCTACGACGAGGCCGTCACCGACTTCACCGCGGCCCTCGGCCACGACCCCGACTTCGCCTGGGCCTTGAGTTCACGCGGAGCGGCGCACCGCCAGGCCGGCCGGCACGATGAGGCCATCGCCGACCAGACCGCCGCGCTGCGTCTCGACTCCGCCTATTTCTGGGCGCTCGCGGAGCGCGGCGAGGTGCACCGCGAGGCCGGCCGCTACGACGAGGCCGTCGCCGACCTCACGGCCGCACTCGCCCTCAGTCCCCGCTATGCCTGGGCGCTCGGATCCCGCGGCCAGGCCCATCACGGGGCCGGCCGCTACGACGAAGCCGTCGCCGACCTCACGGCCGCACTCGAACTCGACGCGACGCTCGACTGGGCCCGGTCGCACCGGGTTGAGGCCCACTACCTGGCCGGCCGCTCCCAGGAGGCCTTGGAAGACCTCTCGACGGTGATGGAACTCCAGCCCTCCTCTCCCTGGCCGTTGGCCGTGCGTGGATTCATGCACCGGATGAACGGCGACTACGCCCAGGCCGCGGCGGACTACGCGAGTGCGCTGGAGCGCGCTCCCGACGACCGCGCCCGGTTGTGGGTCGTCCGGGACCGGGGCGAGTTCCACCGGCAGACGGGCCGACTGGCGCAGGCCGTGGAGGACTTCACCACCTGCCTGGATCTCAACCCGGACGACGTCTGGTCCCGGAAGCTTCGCGGAATCTCCCATAGGCAGGCGGGCCGCTCCACCGAGGCGCGCGAGGACCTGACGCAAGCCCTCGCGGCGAGCCCCGGTTCCCCGGACGTCACCTTCGAGAAGCTCATGCTGGACACGGTGACCTCCGGGCCCGCGGAATGCCTGGACCAGTGGACGAGACTGCTCACGACGCCGGTGACGGTCCAGGCCAGCAATGCCGTCCGCTACTTCGCCCTGTTCCGCGTCCTCATCCTCGAACCGCACCGCAACATGACCGAGGCCGCTGAGGCGTTCCTCGCAACCGTCCGGCACCACGACGCCGTGGTGGACGTGCTGCGCTGCCTCGACGAACTGTCCCGCCTGGACCACGAGTTGGCGCTCCGCGCCCGGGCGTGCCGTCGCGTCATCGCGGAGCGCACCCGGGCCGGGGACTGA
- a CDS encoding PIG-L deacetylase family protein, whose amino-acid sequence MTDPLITQLRPMPEDWRRALAVVAHPDDLEYGCSAAVAAWTDQGREIAYVLATRGEAGIDTLDPERCAALREREQRASAAVVGVSVVEFLDHKDGVIEYGTALRRDIAAAIRRHRPELVITLNHRDTWGGVAWNTPDHVAVGRATLDAAADAGNRWIFPELTEQGLESWNGVRWVAIAGSSRPTHAVDATAGLDRAVRSLLEHRTYIEALTEEAPETYARDFLTRTTTATGERFGGRPAVAFEVFGR is encoded by the coding sequence ATGACCGATCCGTTGATCACGCAGCTGCGACCCATGCCCGAGGACTGGCGACGCGCCCTCGCCGTGGTGGCCCACCCGGACGATCTGGAGTACGGCTGCTCGGCGGCCGTCGCCGCGTGGACCGACCAGGGCCGGGAGATCGCCTATGTCCTGGCCACTCGGGGCGAGGCCGGCATCGACACCCTGGACCCCGAGCGGTGCGCCGCGCTGCGGGAGCGGGAACAGCGGGCCAGCGCCGCGGTGGTCGGGGTGTCGGTCGTGGAGTTCCTCGATCACAAGGACGGTGTGATCGAGTACGGCACCGCCCTGCGCCGGGACATCGCGGCGGCGATCCGGCGGCACCGGCCCGAGCTGGTCATCACCCTCAACCACCGGGACACCTGGGGCGGGGTCGCCTGGAACACCCCCGACCATGTGGCCGTGGGACGCGCCACCCTGGACGCGGCCGCCGACGCCGGGAACCGGTGGATCTTCCCCGAGCTGACCGAGCAGGGCCTTGAGTCCTGGAACGGCGTCCGCTGGGTCGCCATCGCCGGATCGAGCCGTCCCACGCACGCCGTGGACGCCACGGCCGGTCTGGACCGCGCGGTGCGCTCACTGCTCGAACACCGCACCTACATCGAGGCGTTGACGGAGGAGGCCCCGGAGACGTACGCGCGCGACTTCCTGACCCGAACCACCACGGCGACCGGGGAGCGGTTCGGAGGGCGGCCCGCGGTGGCGTTCGAGGTGTTCGGGCGGTGA